One part of the Lapillicoccus jejuensis genome encodes these proteins:
- the icmF gene encoding fused isobutyryl-CoA mutase/GTPase IcmF, translating to MSQPTPAELHVPTRPVRFVTASALFDGHDASINIMRRILQSQGCEVVHLGHNRAVHEVVDAAVEEDVQGVAISSYQGGHVEYFEYLVERLREQGAGHVKVFGGGGGVIVPEEIARLRAAGVTIFSPEDGQRWGLAGMVNQMVRLCDTDLVEAGAPHLDALRTGDRAALARAVTAAETGLLDDAFVAGVREAAASAGTKVLGITGTGGSGKSSLTDELVRRFRTDQQDKLRIAVVAVDPTRRKGGGALLGDRIRMNSLDGDRVFFRSLATRGGREVPEALPLVLDLVKAAGYDLLVVETPGIGQGDAGIVPLVDHAMYVMTPEFGAASQLEKIDMLDFADVVAINKFERRGAKDALRDVGRQLVRNREAFGKRPEDMPVFGTSAATFNDDGVTALYQHVAGMLREEGMPLAEGVLPHVDVRHSSGSHAVVPADRVRYLAEVADTVRGYHRRTGELVEQARRAQRLRAVADELAADGVTAADEVARRAEASYGDLPREVREQLDGWPAVVEAYSGDEQVVRVRDKEIRTTLRRESLSGSLVPRVSLPRYADHGELLSFLRRENLPGHFPFTAGVFPFKRDGEDPARMFAGEGDPFRTNRRFHLLSEGQPATRLSTAFDSVTLYGRDPDPRPDIYGKVGTSGVSVATLDDMKALYSGFDLVSPTTSVSMTINGPAPTVLAFFLNTAVDQQIDVFREREGREPSAEEAAEVRRCTLQTVRGTVQADILKEDQGQNTCLFSTEFSLRCMADIQEWFIQEGVRNFYSVSISGYHIAEAGANPISQLAFTLANGFTYVEAYLARGMAVDDFAPNLSFFFSNGMDPEYTVLGRVARRIWAVAMKERYGAAERSQKLKYHVQTSGRSLHAQEMAFNDIRTTLQALTAIYDNANSLHTNAYDEAVTTPTEESVRRALAIQLVINKEWGLAMNENPLQGSFVVDELTDLVEEAVLREFDAITERGGVLGAMETGYQRGRIQDESMLYEQRKHDGSLPVIGVNTFRNPHADEAGAPAPTVALARATEDEKRGQLDRVRAFQETHRVDAQEALARLKEVATHPQGEGNVFAALMDAARVCSLQQVTEAFFEVGGAYRRNV from the coding sequence GTGTCCCAGCCCACCCCCGCCGAGCTGCACGTGCCGACCCGGCCCGTGCGCTTCGTCACCGCCTCGGCACTGTTCGACGGGCACGACGCGTCGATCAACATCATGCGGCGGATCCTGCAGAGCCAGGGCTGCGAGGTCGTCCACCTCGGGCACAACCGCGCCGTCCACGAGGTCGTCGACGCCGCCGTCGAGGAGGACGTGCAGGGCGTCGCGATCAGCTCCTACCAGGGCGGACACGTCGAGTACTTCGAGTACCTCGTCGAGCGGCTGCGCGAGCAGGGCGCGGGGCACGTCAAGGTCTTCGGCGGCGGGGGCGGGGTCATCGTCCCCGAGGAGATCGCCCGGCTGCGTGCGGCGGGCGTGACGATCTTCTCCCCGGAGGACGGCCAGCGCTGGGGGCTGGCCGGGATGGTCAACCAGATGGTGCGCCTGTGCGACACCGACCTCGTCGAGGCCGGCGCCCCGCACCTCGACGCGCTGCGCACGGGCGACCGGGCGGCGCTGGCCCGGGCGGTCACCGCGGCCGAGACCGGCCTGCTCGACGACGCCTTCGTCGCCGGGGTCCGCGAAGCCGCGGCGTCGGCCGGCACCAAGGTCCTCGGCATCACCGGCACCGGTGGCTCGGGCAAGTCCTCGCTCACCGACGAGCTGGTCCGACGCTTCCGCACCGACCAGCAGGACAAGCTGCGGATCGCCGTCGTGGCCGTCGACCCGACCCGGCGCAAGGGCGGCGGCGCGCTGCTCGGCGACCGCATCCGGATGAACAGCCTCGACGGCGACCGGGTCTTCTTCCGCTCGCTCGCCACCCGCGGCGGCCGCGAGGTCCCCGAGGCGCTGCCGCTCGTCCTCGACCTCGTCAAGGCCGCGGGCTACGACCTGCTCGTCGTCGAGACCCCCGGCATCGGTCAGGGCGACGCCGGCATCGTGCCGCTCGTCGACCACGCGATGTACGTCATGACGCCGGAGTTCGGCGCGGCCAGCCAGCTCGAGAAGATCGACATGCTCGACTTCGCCGACGTCGTCGCCATCAACAAGTTCGAGCGGCGCGGCGCCAAGGACGCGCTGCGTGACGTCGGCCGCCAGCTCGTGCGCAACCGCGAGGCCTTCGGGAAGCGCCCCGAGGACATGCCGGTCTTCGGCACGTCGGCGGCGACCTTCAACGACGACGGCGTCACCGCGCTCTACCAGCACGTCGCGGGGATGCTGCGCGAGGAGGGGATGCCGCTCGCCGAGGGCGTCCTGCCGCACGTCGACGTCCGGCACTCCAGCGGCTCGCACGCCGTCGTCCCGGCCGACCGGGTCCGCTACCTCGCCGAGGTCGCCGACACCGTCCGCGGCTACCACCGCCGCACGGGTGAGCTCGTGGAGCAGGCCCGCCGCGCGCAGCGGCTGCGCGCCGTCGCCGACGAGCTCGCGGCGGACGGGGTGACCGCGGCCGACGAGGTCGCCCGCCGCGCCGAGGCGTCGTACGGCGACCTGCCCCGCGAGGTCCGCGAGCAGCTCGACGGGTGGCCCGCGGTCGTCGAGGCCTACTCCGGCGACGAGCAGGTGGTCCGCGTGCGGGACAAAGAGATCCGCACGACGCTGCGCCGCGAGTCGCTGTCCGGCTCGCTCGTGCCGCGGGTGAGCCTGCCGCGCTACGCCGACCACGGCGAGCTGCTCTCCTTCCTGCGCCGCGAGAACCTGCCCGGCCACTTCCCCTTCACCGCCGGGGTCTTCCCCTTCAAGCGCGACGGCGAGGACCCGGCGCGGATGTTCGCCGGCGAGGGCGACCCGTTCCGCACCAACCGCCGCTTCCACCTCCTCTCCGAGGGGCAGCCGGCGACCCGGCTGTCGACGGCGTTCGACTCGGTGACCCTCTACGGCCGCGACCCCGACCCGCGCCCCGACATCTACGGCAAGGTCGGCACCTCCGGCGTCTCCGTCGCGACCCTCGACGACATGAAGGCGCTCTACTCCGGCTTCGACCTCGTCTCGCCGACGACGTCGGTCTCGATGACGATCAACGGCCCCGCGCCGACCGTCCTCGCCTTCTTCCTCAACACCGCCGTCGACCAGCAGATCGACGTGTTCCGCGAGCGCGAGGGTCGCGAGCCCTCCGCCGAGGAGGCGGCCGAGGTGCGCCGGTGCACCCTGCAGACCGTCCGCGGCACCGTGCAGGCCGACATCCTCAAGGAGGACCAGGGCCAGAACACCTGCCTGTTCTCCACCGAGTTCTCGCTGCGCTGCATGGCCGATATCCAGGAATGGTTCATCCAGGAAGGGGTCCGCAACTTCTACTCGGTCTCCATCTCGGGCTACCACATCGCCGAGGCCGGGGCGAACCCCATCAGCCAGCTCGCCTTCACCCTCGCCAACGGCTTCACGTACGTCGAGGCCTACCTCGCCCGCGGGATGGCGGTCGACGACTTCGCGCCCAACCTGTCGTTCTTCTTCAGCAACGGGATGGACCCCGAGTACACCGTGCTCGGCCGGGTCGCCCGCCGCATCTGGGCGGTCGCGATGAAGGAGCGGTACGGCGCCGCCGAGCGCAGCCAGAAGCTCAAGTACCACGTGCAGACGTCGGGGCGCTCGCTGCACGCGCAGGAGATGGCGTTCAACGACATCCGGACGACGCTGCAGGCCCTCACCGCGATCTACGACAACGCGAACTCGTTGCACACCAACGCCTACGACGAGGCGGTCACCACCCCGACCGAGGAGTCGGTGCGCCGCGCGCTGGCCATCCAGCTCGTCATCAACAAGGAGTGGGGCCTGGCGATGAACGAGAACCCGCTCCAGGGCTCGTTCGTCGTCGACGAGCTGACCGACCTCGTCGAGGAGGCGGTGCTGCGCGAGTTCGACGCCATCACCGAGCGCGGCGGCGTCCTCGGCGCGATGGAGACCGGCTACCAGCGCGGCCGCATCCAGGACGAGTCGATGCTCTACGAGCAGCGCAAGCACGACGGGTCCCTGCCCGTCATCGGCGTCAACACCTTCCGTAACCCGCACGCCGACGAGGCCGGGGCGCCCGCGCCGACCGTCGCCCTGGCCCGGGCCACCGAGGACGAGAAGCGCGGCCAGCTGGACCGGGTGCGCGCCTTCCAGGAGACGCACCGCGTCGACGCGCAGGAGGCGCTGGCCCGGCTCAAGGAGGTCGCGACCCACCCGCAGGGCGAGGGCAACGTCTTCGCCGCGCTCATGGACGCGGCGCGGGTCTGCTCGCTCCAGCAGGTGACCGAGGCGTTCTTCGAGGTCGGCGGCGCGTACCGTCGCAACGTGTGA
- a CDS encoding 5'-3' exonuclease, translated as MSLQHPDERLLLLDSASLYFRAFFGVPDQRSRPDAPPNNALRGFLDMLASLLERYRPTHLAACWDDDWRPAFRVEAIPTYKAHRVAEGGGPDEEAVAPELGVQVPAIVDALAALGLPRIGSAGYEADDVIGTLAEAHRGVRAVDVVTGDRDLFQLVDDAHEVRVVYTARGGVRDSDLVDEAFLREKYGVASGAAYADMATLRGDTSDGLPGVAGIGEKTAAKLIATYGDLASLRAAVDGGDPAIKGAQRARLEAATAYLDAAPAVVQVARDAPVPDVDLRLPTDVADVRLLSEVASTWGVASSVDRVLTALRIPAAG; from the coding sequence GTGAGCCTCCAGCACCCCGACGAGCGACTGCTGCTGCTCGACTCGGCCAGCCTGTACTTCCGCGCGTTCTTCGGCGTCCCGGACCAGCGCTCGCGCCCCGACGCCCCGCCGAACAACGCGCTGCGCGGGTTCCTCGACATGCTCGCCTCGCTGCTCGAACGCTACCGGCCGACGCACCTGGCGGCGTGCTGGGACGACGACTGGCGACCGGCCTTCCGGGTCGAGGCCATCCCGACGTACAAGGCGCACCGCGTCGCCGAGGGCGGCGGCCCCGACGAGGAGGCCGTCGCGCCCGAGCTCGGGGTGCAGGTGCCGGCCATCGTCGACGCGCTCGCCGCGCTGGGTCTGCCGCGGATCGGGTCGGCGGGGTACGAGGCCGACGACGTCATCGGCACGCTCGCCGAGGCGCACCGCGGGGTGCGGGCGGTCGACGTCGTCACCGGTGACCGCGACCTGTTCCAGCTCGTCGACGACGCCCACGAGGTGCGCGTGGTCTACACCGCGCGCGGCGGCGTGCGGGACTCCGACCTGGTCGACGAGGCGTTCCTGCGGGAGAAGTACGGCGTGGCGTCCGGGGCGGCGTACGCCGACATGGCGACCCTGCGCGGCGACACCAGCGACGGCCTGCCCGGGGTCGCCGGGATCGGCGAGAAGACCGCGGCCAAGCTCATCGCGACGTACGGCGACCTCGCGTCGCTGCGGGCCGCCGTCGACGGCGGCGACCCGGCCATCAAGGGGGCGCAGCGCGCCCGGCTCGAGGCGGCGACGGCGTACCTCGACGCCGCCCCGGCCGTCGTGCAGGTCGCTCGTGACGCGCCCGTGCCCGACGTCGACCTGCGGCTGCCCACCGACGTCGCCGACGTGCGCCTGCTCAGCGAGGTCGCGTCCACGTGGGGCGTCGCGTCCTCGGTCGACCGGGTGCTCACGGCGCTGCGGATCCCCGCGGCCGGCTGA
- a CDS encoding TOBE domain-containing protein yields the protein MPTYRVREAAELLGVSDDTLRRWVEAGRLPVTSDAAGRQAVEGTVLAAFAQELAAGTEHPSPGPVHAESARNRFVGLVTRVVRDTVMAQVEIQSGGHRIVSLMSREAADELRLEPGVLAIAAVKSTNVVVEVPSRR from the coding sequence GTGCCCACCTACCGAGTCCGCGAGGCCGCCGAGCTGCTGGGGGTCTCGGACGACACGCTGCGGCGCTGGGTCGAGGCCGGCCGGCTGCCGGTGACGAGCGACGCCGCGGGGCGGCAGGCCGTCGAGGGGACGGTGCTCGCCGCGTTCGCGCAGGAGCTGGCCGCGGGGACCGAGCACCCGTCGCCGGGCCCCGTGCATGCCGAGTCGGCCCGCAACCGGTTCGTCGGACTCGTCACCCGGGTCGTGCGCGACACCGTCATGGCCCAGGTCGAGATCCAGTCCGGCGGTCACCGGATCGTCTCGCTGATGAGCCGCGAGGCCGCCGACGAGCTGCGGCTCGAGCCCGGCGTCCTCGCCATCGCCGCGGTCAAGTCGACCAACGTCGTCGTCGAGGTCCCCTCGCGGCGCTGA
- the modA gene encoding molybdate ABC transporter substrate-binding protein, with amino-acid sequence MRHRLVLAVPAVAALLLAGCGGGSSPAAGGTSGAGTSSSALSGTVTVFAAASLKESFTALGTAFEQAHPGVQVTFNFGPSSGLATSITQGNPADVFASASPTNMDAVVKAGDASNPTTFAKNVMEIAVPPSNPGKVAAVADLGRSGVKVALCQAQVPCGKVARQVLTNAKVSVTPVSDETDVKAVLTKVQLGEVDAGVVYVTDVKAAGTKVTGVEIPSDVNASTSYPIATLNKAPNPTAAAAFTAYVLSSAGTQALTAAGFEAP; translated from the coding sequence TTGCGCCACCGTCTCGTCCTCGCCGTCCCCGCGGTCGCCGCCCTGCTGCTCGCCGGCTGCGGCGGCGGCAGCAGCCCCGCCGCCGGGGGCACCAGCGGCGCGGGCACCTCCTCGAGCGCGCTGTCGGGGACGGTCACGGTCTTCGCGGCGGCCTCGCTCAAGGAGTCGTTCACCGCGCTCGGCACGGCCTTCGAGCAGGCGCACCCGGGCGTGCAGGTCACGTTCAACTTCGGCCCGAGCTCCGGTCTCGCCACGTCGATCACCCAGGGCAACCCCGCCGACGTCTTCGCCTCCGCCAGCCCGACGAACATGGACGCCGTCGTCAAGGCCGGGGACGCGTCGAACCCGACGACCTTCGCCAAGAACGTCATGGAGATCGCCGTCCCTCCGTCGAACCCGGGGAAGGTCGCCGCCGTCGCCGACCTGGGGCGCAGCGGGGTCAAGGTGGCCCTCTGCCAGGCCCAGGTGCCCTGCGGCAAGGTCGCCCGCCAGGTCCTCACCAACGCCAAGGTCTCGGTCACGCCGGTCAGCGACGAGACGGACGTCAAGGCCGTCCTCACGAAGGTCCAGCTCGGCGAGGTCGACGCCGGCGTCGTCTACGTCACCGACGTCAAGGCCGCGGGCACCAAGGTCACGGGCGTCGAGATCCCGAGCGACGTCAACGCCTCGACGAGCTACCCCATCGCGACGCTGAACAAGGCGCCCAATCCGACGGCGGCGGCGGCCTTCACGGCCTACGTGCTGTCGTCCGCAGGGACCCAGGCGCTGACCGCGGCCGGCTTCGAGGCGCCCTGA
- a CDS encoding ABC transporter ATP-binding protein, whose protein sequence is MSATLDARVVVRRNGFVLDVELTAQPGEVVGVLGPNGAGKSTLLRALAGLQPLTGGRLALGGRVLDEPSTAVFVPPAVRPVGLVFQDYRLFPHLDALDNVAFGPRARGVRRPAARATAGDLLRRLGLEGLEHRRPAELSGGQAQRVALARALAVDPGLLLLDEPLAALDARTRLEVRSRLREHLRGVDAPVLVVTHDPLEAMVLADRLVVLEGGRVVQEGTPLQVARRPATQYVARLVGLNLWSGRLVGTGVVELEGGGRVTGTLDPGSGAREGDAVLAAVSPSAVVLSTAAPGPTSARNVWPGTVEGVELLTDRVRVEVGGPPHAFVDVTPAAVAELGLHPGQPVWLSAKATETDVYPAQNRTAAQG, encoded by the coding sequence GTGAGCGCGACGCTGGACGCCCGGGTCGTCGTACGGCGGAACGGCTTCGTCCTCGACGTCGAGCTCACCGCCCAGCCGGGCGAGGTCGTCGGCGTCCTCGGTCCCAACGGCGCCGGCAAGTCGACGCTGCTGCGCGCCCTCGCCGGGCTGCAGCCGCTGACCGGCGGCCGGCTCGCGCTCGGTGGGCGGGTCCTCGACGAGCCGTCGACCGCCGTGTTCGTGCCGCCCGCGGTCCGCCCGGTGGGGCTCGTCTTCCAGGACTACCGGCTCTTCCCGCACCTCGACGCGCTCGACAACGTCGCCTTCGGTCCCCGTGCCCGCGGCGTACGACGCCCCGCCGCCCGTGCCACCGCCGGTGACCTGCTGCGCCGGCTCGGGCTCGAGGGGCTCGAGCACCGCCGGCCCGCCGAGCTGTCCGGCGGTCAGGCGCAGCGGGTCGCGCTGGCGCGGGCGCTCGCCGTCGACCCCGGGCTGCTGCTGCTCGACGAGCCGCTGGCCGCGCTCGACGCCCGCACCCGGCTCGAGGTGCGCTCCCGGCTGCGCGAGCACCTGCGCGGCGTCGACGCCCCCGTCCTCGTCGTCACCCACGACCCGCTCGAGGCGATGGTCCTCGCCGACCGGCTCGTCGTCCTCGAGGGCGGCCGCGTCGTGCAGGAGGGGACGCCGCTGCAGGTCGCCCGCCGACCGGCGACGCAGTACGTCGCCCGCCTCGTCGGCCTCAACCTGTGGTCCGGCCGACTGGTGGGGACCGGTGTCGTCGAGCTCGAGGGTGGCGGTCGGGTGACCGGGACCCTCGACCCGGGGTCGGGTGCCCGGGAGGGCGACGCGGTCCTCGCCGCGGTGAGCCCGTCGGCGGTCGTCCTGTCGACCGCGGCGCCGGGACCGACGAGCGCGCGCAACGTCTGGCCCGGCACCGTCGAGGGCGTCGAGCTGCTCACCGACCGGGTCCGCGTCGAGGTGGGCGGCCCCCCGCACGCCTTCGTCGACGTCACCCCCGCCGCCGTCGCCGAGCTGGGCCTGCACCCCGGGCAGCCGGTCTGGCTGTCCGCGAAGGCCACCGAGACCGACGTCTACCCCGCCCAGAACCGGACTGCTGCGCAAGGGTGA
- a CDS encoding Lrp/AsnC family transcriptional regulator yields the protein MERLDRRLVDLLAADGRMSFTDLGKATGLSTSAVHQRVRRLEERGVIRGYRAVLDPESIGLPLTALIAVTPFDPAAPDDVPQRLEHVPEIESCFSVAGDESYVLLVRVGQPGDLEDLLARIRSAANVRTRTTVVLSTPWEGRHGQHGDDDA from the coding sequence GTGGAACGCCTCGACCGCCGCCTCGTCGACCTGCTCGCCGCCGACGGGCGGATGAGCTTCACCGACCTCGGCAAGGCCACGGGGCTGTCGACGTCGGCCGTCCACCAGCGGGTCCGGCGGCTGGAGGAGCGTGGCGTCATCCGCGGTTACCGCGCCGTCCTCGACCCCGAGTCGATCGGGCTGCCGCTCACCGCGCTCATCGCGGTCACCCCCTTCGACCCGGCCGCGCCGGACGACGTCCCGCAGCGGCTCGAGCACGTCCCCGAGATCGAGTCCTGCTTCTCCGTCGCCGGCGACGAGAGCTACGTCCTGCTCGTGCGGGTCGGCCAGCCCGGCGACCTCGAGGACCTGCTGGCCCGGATCCGCAGCGCCGCCAACGTCCGCACCCGCACCACCGTCGTCCTCTCGACGCCGTGGGAGGGTCGGCACGGTCAGCACGGCGACGACGACGCCTGA
- a CDS encoding GNAT family N-acetyltransferase yields the protein MLTIEEIFPPFALRIIGGPVEMRVLRDGDIPELVELVRSGVQTPGLPMPFLRDWHTQPFDPGAPGGFPTESLAWWWRQRSTISPQEWHLALVVRSQGRVVGMQDLRARGFDQTRHVESGSWLGLEHQGRGTGTLMRRLAVGFAFQELGARSCGSGYIAGNHASAAVSRKVGYIANGIERIVQQTSDGPVGVDEQRVLVTPATYVAPQDPVEVHGAEQLRRFLGITRG from the coding sequence GTGTTGACGATCGAGGAGATCTTCCCGCCGTTCGCCCTGCGCATCATCGGAGGTCCGGTCGAGATGCGTGTCCTGCGCGACGGGGACATCCCCGAGCTCGTCGAGCTGGTCCGATCGGGAGTCCAGACGCCCGGTCTGCCCATGCCGTTCCTGCGGGACTGGCACACCCAACCGTTCGACCCGGGGGCGCCCGGCGGATTCCCCACCGAGTCGCTCGCGTGGTGGTGGCGCCAGCGCAGCACGATCTCGCCGCAGGAGTGGCACCTCGCCCTCGTGGTCAGGAGCCAGGGCAGGGTGGTGGGCATGCAGGACCTGCGGGCCCGCGGCTTTGACCAGACCCGGCACGTCGAGAGCGGATCGTGGCTCGGACTGGAGCATCAGGGCCGTGGCACGGGAACCCTCATGCGCCGTCTCGCCGTCGGCTTCGCCTTCCAGGAACTCGGTGCCCGGTCATGTGGATCCGGCTACATCGCCGGCAACCACGCCTCCGCCGCCGTCAGTCGCAAGGTCGGCTACATCGCCAACGGGATCGAGCGGATCGTGCAGCAGACCTCCGACGGGCCTGTCGGGGTGGACGAGCAGCGGGTCCTGGTCACTCCCGCCACGTACGTCGCGCCGCAGGACCCGGTAGAGGTGCACGGGGCAGAGCAGCTGCGGCGGTTCTTGGGCATCACTCGAGGGTGA
- a CDS encoding helical backbone metal receptor, with the protein MSTPYDDLRAPVPVAGPAARVVSLVPSLTEALVATRREAVVGATDWCTHPADLDVVRVRGTKNPDVRRIVDLAPDLVVANREENRELDVRRLREAGVPVWVTVVETLDEAFTAMRRLLLEGLRWEVPEWLEEAERVWAAPPTTTPSGAPRVAVPVWRDPWMVVGPGTFTGDVLARLGCRNAFADAGERGRYPSVEVTEVDDPDRVDRVLLPDEPYVFTAADGPEAFRRVPTALVSGRLLTWYGPSLVGARAELERVVTIAGGT; encoded by the coding sequence GTGAGCACGCCGTACGACGACCTCCGCGCACCGGTCCCCGTCGCGGGGCCGGCGGCGCGGGTGGTCTCGCTCGTCCCGTCGCTCACCGAGGCGCTGGTCGCCACCCGCCGCGAGGCCGTCGTCGGCGCGACCGACTGGTGCACCCACCCCGCGGACCTCGACGTCGTCCGGGTCCGTGGCACGAAGAACCCCGACGTGCGCCGCATCGTCGACCTCGCCCCCGACCTCGTGGTCGCCAACCGCGAGGAGAACCGCGAGCTCGACGTCCGCCGGCTGCGCGAGGCCGGGGTGCCGGTGTGGGTCACCGTCGTCGAGACCCTCGACGAGGCCTTCACCGCGATGCGCAGGCTGCTGCTCGAGGGGCTGCGGTGGGAGGTGCCCGAGTGGCTCGAGGAGGCCGAACGGGTGTGGGCGGCGCCGCCCACCACGACCCCGTCCGGCGCCCCGCGGGTCGCCGTACCGGTGTGGCGGGACCCGTGGATGGTCGTCGGGCCCGGCACCTTCACCGGCGACGTGCTCGCGCGGCTCGGGTGCCGCAACGCGTTCGCGGACGCGGGCGAGCGGGGGCGCTACCCCTCCGTCGAGGTGACCGAGGTCGACGACCCGGACCGGGTCGACCGCGTGCTGCTGCCCGACGAGCCCTACGTCTTCACCGCCGCCGACGGCCCCGAGGCGTTCCGGCGGGTGCCGACGGCGCTGGTCAGCGGGCGACTGCTCACGTGGTACGGCCCGTCGCTCGTCGGCGCTCGGGCCGAGCTCGAGCGGGTGGTGACGATCGCGGGCGGCACCTGA
- a CDS encoding thioesterase family protein: MSDLPTADQVRALPAQADREVTPDVVDENGHLNIAHYFHPAAYAVWETMQQAGVDRDYIDRRGLSFFTVEHHLRYLAEMRLGDRFTVRPQLLDRSDTVLHALSYVLDETHDRLACVLEVTYVHVSMATRRATPVPDDVGGALDRGIAAGRLGWTPPVTGTMGVRRR, from the coding sequence GTGAGCGACCTCCCCACCGCCGACCAGGTCCGGGCCCTCCCGGCGCAGGCCGACCGCGAGGTGACGCCCGACGTCGTCGACGAGAACGGCCACCTCAACATCGCGCACTACTTCCACCCGGCGGCCTACGCCGTGTGGGAGACGATGCAGCAGGCCGGCGTCGACCGCGACTACATCGACCGCCGGGGCCTGAGCTTCTTCACCGTCGAGCACCACCTGCGCTACCTCGCCGAGATGCGGCTCGGCGACCGCTTCACCGTGCGGCCGCAGCTGCTCGACCGCTCGGACACGGTCCTGCACGCCCTGTCCTACGTCCTCGACGAGACCCACGACCGGCTGGCCTGCGTCCTCGAGGTCACGTACGTCCACGTCTCGATGGCGACGCGGCGGGCCACCCCGGTCCCGGACGACGTCGGCGGCGCGCTCGACCGCGGCATCGCGGCCGGCCGCCTCGGCTGGACCCCGCCGGTGACCGGGACGATGGGGGTCCGCCGGCGGTGA
- a CDS encoding ABC transporter permease, whose product MSGVPAPSPERASAGRTAERSGRDVAALRRRGAVPWPLGVPAALGVAFLLVPLLALLVRAPWSRMGQVLADAAVLDALRLSLLCASGATIVSFVLGVPLAWFLARGSGRLTSVLRALVTLPLVLPPVVGGVALLLALGRTGLVGEWVYRWTGFSLPFTVWGVVVAEAFVAMPFLVVTVEGAFRSADPGYEEAAATLGASRLTTFRRVTLPLVGPSLLAGGVLAFARALGEFGATITFAGSTPGVTQTMPIKVYLALEDDLDAAVALSVVLLLVSVVVLVALRDRWLRAGPAA is encoded by the coding sequence CTGAGCGGGGTGCCGGCGCCGTCCCCGGAGCGAGCGTCCGCGGGCCGGACGGCGGAGCGCTCGGGCCGCGACGTCGCCGCCCTGCGCCGACGGGGCGCCGTACCGTGGCCGCTCGGGGTCCCCGCCGCACTGGGCGTCGCGTTCCTGCTGGTCCCGCTGCTGGCGCTGCTCGTCCGGGCCCCGTGGTCGCGGATGGGGCAGGTGCTCGCCGACGCCGCCGTCCTCGACGCGCTGCGGCTGTCGCTGCTGTGCGCGTCCGGCGCGACGATCGTCTCCTTCGTCCTCGGCGTGCCCCTCGCGTGGTTCCTCGCGCGCGGCAGCGGACGGCTGACGAGCGTGCTGCGTGCGCTGGTGACGCTGCCGCTCGTCCTGCCCCCGGTCGTCGGCGGGGTGGCGCTGCTGCTCGCGCTCGGCCGGACCGGGCTGGTGGGGGAGTGGGTCTACCGGTGGACCGGGTTCTCGCTGCCCTTCACCGTCTGGGGGGTCGTCGTCGCCGAGGCGTTCGTCGCCATGCCGTTCCTCGTCGTCACCGTCGAGGGCGCCTTCCGCTCCGCCGACCCCGGCTACGAGGAGGCGGCCGCGACGCTGGGCGCCTCGCGGCTCACGACGTTCCGGAGGGTGACGTTGCCGCTCGTCGGGCCGTCGCTGCTCGCCGGAGGGGTGCTGGCGTTCGCGCGGGCGCTGGGGGAGTTCGGTGCCACGATCACCTTCGCCGGCAGCACGCCCGGGGTGACCCAGACGATGCCGATCAAGGTCTACCTCGCCCTCGAGGACGACCTCGACGCGGCGGTGGCGCTCTCCGTCGTGCTGCTGCTCGTCTCGGTCGTCGTCCTCGTCGCGCTGCGCGACCGCTGGCTGCGGGCGGGGCCGGCGGCGTGA